From Pusillibacter faecalis, one genomic window encodes:
- a CDS encoding IS30 family transposase, with translation MKGYKHLTEFDRNKIARMRKEGATMREIGAALHVSAATVCREIKRGTYTYMNADYIEVTEYIPERSQARYRANMAAKGGPLKIGSDRRYAETLEALIADDNYSPEAALHEIENHPEKYGSFETRICRQTLYAYIDKGVFLRLTNKALPFKGSRRKKKTKHVQRAKQQPKGESIEKRPPEIDGRQEFGHWEMDLVVSCRGGHKCLLVLTERVTRMEVIRLIRDKSAASVVRALDTMERKWGTRFPQVFQSITMDNGSEFADYIGIERSVYKRCESKRTRTYYCHPYCSSERGSNEKQNQMIRRKFPKGTNFDKVTKKDVEAVESWLNRYPRQLLGWASAGQLFEGYLQTV, from the coding sequence ATGAAAGGATATAAGCACCTGACGGAGTTTGACCGGAACAAGATCGCCAGAATGAGAAAAGAGGGCGCCACCATGCGCGAGATCGGCGCGGCCCTGCACGTCAGCGCCGCCACCGTCTGCCGCGAGATCAAACGCGGGACATACACCTACATGAACGCGGATTATATCGAAGTGACCGAGTACATACCGGAGCGGTCACAAGCCCGCTACCGGGCCAACATGGCGGCCAAGGGCGGCCCCCTGAAAATTGGAAGTGATCGCCGGTACGCCGAAACCCTGGAGGCGCTGATTGCTGACGACAATTACAGCCCGGAGGCAGCCCTGCATGAGATTGAGAACCACCCGGAAAAGTACGGCAGCTTTGAAACGCGGATCTGCCGCCAAACCCTTTATGCCTATATTGACAAGGGAGTTTTTCTCCGCCTGACCAATAAGGCGCTGCCGTTCAAGGGTTCCCGGCGGAAGAAGAAAACCAAGCACGTCCAGCGGGCGAAACAGCAGCCCAAGGGTGAGAGCATAGAAAAGCGCCCGCCGGAGATCGACGGGCGCCAGGAGTTCGGCCACTGGGAAATGGATCTGGTGGTTTCCTGCAGGGGCGGGCATAAGTGCCTCCTGGTGCTGACCGAGCGCGTCACCCGCATGGAGGTGATCCGCCTGATCCGCGATAAATCCGCGGCCAGCGTCGTCCGTGCGCTGGACACCATGGAACGGAAATGGGGCACCCGCTTCCCGCAGGTATTCCAATCTATTACCATGGACAACGGAAGCGAGTTTGCGGACTATATCGGGATCGAACGGTCCGTATATAAACGCTGTGAGAGCAAGCGCACCCGGACATATTACTGTCACCCATACTGCAGTAGTGAGCGAGGAAGCAACGAAAAACAAAACCAGATGATCCGGCGGAAGTTCCCCAAGGGAACAAACTTTGATAAGGTCACCAAAAAAGACGTGGAGGCGGTGGAAAGCTGGCTGAACAGATACCCCCGCCAACTGCTGGGCTGGGCCTCTGCCGGGCAGCTGTTTGAGGGCTATTTGCAGACCGTCTAA
- a CDS encoding phospho-sugar mutase — protein sequence MDFKQEYEKWLHSPVLSPEERAELESIRQNPKEMEARFYGPLEFGTAGLRGTMAVGLHNMNVHVIRWATQGFADIICAEGEAGKRRGVAICMDCRNHSMDFARAAAEVCAANGIHVRIFEALRPTPELSFAVREYGCQAGINITASHNPKEYNGYKVYWEDGAQLPPQHADAVAKRLSEIDVFTDIRTMPYDEAVKAGFIETLGAETDEKFLTQVMGQANDPETVAKVADTFKVVYTPFHGTGYQLIPEALRRLGIRQLLCVPEQMVIDGNFPTVVSPNPENPEGFALAVDLAKREGADFIVGSDPDADRVGIMVRTKSGEFQVISGNQTGVLLLDYLIGARRRSGRMPEKPVALKTIVTTEMARKVAEINGLQCYDTFTGFKFLAQKKDQLEAAGVGKVIFAYEESYGYMLGDYVRDKDAVTASLLLTEMAAWYASQGLTLADAMESLYEKYGYYAEHTYNLVMPGLDGLRDMAKLMKSLREHPPAELSGVAVTVRKDYWDGKCVDCVSGAVSAMELSGSNVLRYELADGTSVIVRPSGTEPKIKVYILAQGKDAADANANLEKYGRWVEALKP from the coding sequence ATGGATTTTAAGCAGGAGTACGAAAAATGGCTGCACAGCCCCGTTTTGAGTCCAGAGGAGCGCGCCGAACTGGAGTCGATCCGGCAGAACCCCAAGGAGATGGAGGCCCGGTTCTACGGTCCTCTGGAGTTTGGTACCGCGGGGTTACGGGGCACCATGGCGGTTGGCCTGCACAACATGAATGTACATGTGATCCGCTGGGCCACCCAGGGATTTGCCGACATCATCTGTGCGGAGGGCGAGGCTGGTAAGCGCCGGGGCGTCGCCATTTGCATGGACTGCCGGAATCATTCCATGGACTTTGCCCGGGCGGCCGCCGAGGTCTGCGCCGCCAACGGCATCCATGTGCGCATCTTTGAAGCTCTGCGCCCCACTCCGGAGCTGAGCTTCGCCGTGCGGGAGTATGGCTGTCAGGCGGGCATCAACATCACCGCCAGTCACAACCCCAAGGAATACAACGGCTATAAGGTCTATTGGGAGGACGGCGCTCAGCTCCCGCCTCAGCACGCCGATGCCGTGGCCAAGCGGCTGAGTGAGATTGACGTCTTCACGGATATTCGCACCATGCCCTACGACGAGGCGGTAAAGGCCGGTTTTATTGAAACGCTGGGCGCGGAGACAGACGAGAAATTCCTTACCCAGGTGATGGGGCAGGCTAACGATCCGGAGACAGTCGCCAAGGTGGCGGATACGTTCAAGGTGGTCTACACCCCCTTCCACGGCACCGGCTATCAGCTGATCCCCGAGGCCCTGCGGCGTCTCGGCATCCGTCAGCTCCTCTGCGTGCCGGAGCAGATGGTCATTGACGGAAACTTTCCCACCGTGGTCTCTCCCAACCCAGAAAATCCGGAGGGCTTTGCCCTGGCAGTGGACCTTGCCAAGCGGGAGGGGGCTGACTTCATCGTGGGTTCCGACCCCGATGCCGACCGGGTGGGCATCATGGTCCGCACCAAGAGCGGGGAGTTCCAGGTGATCTCCGGCAACCAGACCGGTGTGCTGCTGCTGGACTATCTGATTGGTGCCAGACGGCGCTCCGGCAGGATGCCGGAAAAACCCGTGGCCCTCAAAACGATTGTCACCACGGAGATGGCCCGGAAGGTGGCAGAGATCAACGGCCTTCAGTGCTATGATACCTTCACCGGCTTTAAATTTCTGGCCCAGAAGAAGGACCAGCTGGAAGCTGCCGGAGTGGGCAAGGTCATTTTCGCCTATGAGGAATCCTACGGCTATATGCTGGGCGACTATGTCCGGGATAAGGACGCCGTCACTGCCTCGCTGCTGCTGACGGAGATGGCCGCCTGGTACGCTTCTCAGGGATTGACCCTGGCGGATGCGATGGAATCGCTCTATGAGAAGTACGGCTACTACGCCGAGCACACCTATAACCTGGTCATGCCCGGGCTGGACGGCCTGCGGGACATGGCCAAGCTGATGAAGTCCCTGCGGGAGCATCCTCCGGCGGAGCTCTCCGGCGTGGCTGTCACAGTTCGGAAGGACTATTGGGACGGCAAGTGCGTGGACTGCGTCTCCGGCGCGGTGTCCGCCATGGAGCTCTCCGGCTCCAACGTGCTGCGCTATGAGCTGGCAGACGGTACCTCCGTCATCGTCCGTCCCTCCGGCACAGAGCCTAAGATCAAGGTTTATATCCTAGCCCAGGGCAAAGATGCAGCCGACGCCAACGCGAACCTGGAAAAATATGGACGGTGGGTGGAAGCCCTCAAGCCATAA
- a CDS encoding MBL fold metallo-hydrolase, giving the protein MTTLHTLASGSSGNALVISCGETHLLVDAGISCRRITLGLQALGLAPADLDAIFITHTHTDHISGLSTLFKRTTCPIRTTERVCRELEYRIAGLADRFLPLTYCRPCGEASFTVTAFPTSHDAPGSCGFRFDTADGSVGVLTDTGYVTGEASDLLAGVNLAVLEANHDVESLRSGPYPYYLKQRILGAEGHLCNEDAARFAAALVRSGTSEVVLAHLSRENNTPAMALHAVESALCAAGLPPCTEGSSTGPRVTIAPREALSEAHVVARRGLCRR; this is encoded by the coding sequence TTGACCACATTACATACTCTTGCCAGCGGCTCCTCCGGGAATGCGCTGGTCATCTCCTGCGGGGAAACGCACCTTTTGGTGGATGCGGGCATCTCCTGCCGCCGGATCACTCTGGGCCTACAGGCTCTGGGGTTGGCTCCCGCGGATTTGGACGCCATTTTCATCACCCATACGCACACGGATCACATCTCCGGTCTCTCCACCCTGTTCAAGCGCACCACCTGCCCCATCCGTACCACGGAGCGCGTCTGCCGGGAGCTGGAGTACCGGATTGCTGGCTTGGCGGACCGCTTTCTGCCGCTGACATACTGCCGCCCCTGTGGAGAGGCGTCCTTTACTGTAACCGCGTTCCCCACTTCCCATGACGCGCCGGGGTCCTGTGGATTCCGCTTCGACACCGCAGACGGCAGCGTGGGGGTTTTAACAGATACCGGCTATGTCACCGGGGAGGCGTCTGATCTCCTTGCCGGGGTAAATTTGGCGGTATTGGAGGCCAATCACGATGTAGAGTCCCTGCGGAGCGGGCCGTATCCCTACTATTTAAAGCAGCGTATTCTGGGCGCGGAGGGTCACCTTTGCAACGAGGATGCCGCCCGGTTTGCCGCAGCCCTCGTACGAAGCGGCACCTCGGAGGTGGTGCTGGCCCATCTGAGCCGGGAAAATAACACCCCTGCCATGGCATTGCATGCCGTGGAAAGCGCGCTCTGCGCAGCAGGGCTGCCTCCGTGCACGGAGGGTTCGTCCACTGGGCCACGGGTCACAATTGCTCCCCGGGAAGCTCTGAGTGAGGCTCACGTCGTGGCCAGGAGAGGCTTATGCAGAAGATAA
- a CDS encoding helix-turn-helix domain-containing protein — MKAYDFHGKRNICGDRIREARLRARLSQSDLCRRLQLAGVIVERDVISRIENGGRFVADFEVVVIADVLEVSVDWLLGKE; from the coding sequence ATGAAAGCGTATGATTTCCACGGGAAAAGAAATATATGCGGTGACCGGATCCGGGAGGCCCGCCTGCGGGCGCGGCTGTCACAGTCTGATCTCTGCCGGCGTCTGCAACTGGCTGGTGTCATTGTGGAGCGGGACGTGATAAGCAGGATCGAAAACGGCGGCAGGTTTGTGGCTGACTTTGAGGTGGTGGTGATCGCGGACGTTCTGGAGGTTTCCGTGGACTGGCTGCTGGGCAAAGAATAG
- the rlmH gene encoding 23S rRNA (pseudouridine(1915)-N(3))-methyltransferase RlmH: MQKITLLCVGKLKEKFYREAVSEYAKRLSRYCKLEVVELSEERLPEHPSQAQITAALAREAEEIFARLPPAASLIVLCIEGRLRSSEELAQLISTWSNRGEKQLVFVIGGSFGLHASVKARAWAQLSMSPMTFPHHLARVMLLEQLYRAYQINTGGKYHK, translated from the coding sequence ATGCAGAAGATAACGCTGCTATGTGTTGGAAAGCTGAAAGAAAAATTTTATAGGGAGGCTGTATCTGAGTATGCCAAGCGCCTCTCCCGCTACTGTAAGCTGGAAGTGGTAGAACTCTCAGAAGAACGGCTGCCTGAACACCCCTCCCAGGCGCAGATCACCGCAGCCTTGGCGCGGGAGGCCGAGGAGATCTTTGCACGGCTCCCCCCCGCTGCCAGCCTGATCGTCCTTTGCATTGAGGGGCGGCTGCGGTCCAGTGAGGAACTGGCCCAGTTGATATCCACTTGGTCCAACCGGGGTGAAAAGCAGCTGGTCTTTGTCATCGGCGGCTCTTTTGGGCTCCATGCCTCCGTGAAAGCCAGGGCCTGGGCACAGCTGTCCATGTCCCCCATGACCTTTCCCCACCATCTGGCCCGGGTGATGCTGTTGGAGCAGCTCTACCGGGCGTACCAGATCAACACCGGCGGAAAATATCATAAATAG
- a CDS encoding ATP-binding protein: MFRSLHMKLTLILLLLITSLMAVVGAFLTTSVSSFYIDTFYQQMNSVFGVDQREFMSDLRSAAAAENGAEQIRDMLDTNAGSLGIDYRTRNYFVLDGYTGSYITGSADQAALPREQTVNLLTARNAVSNGDETTAGANSDITADYMDVAVPILGGDHAFIIYILDNKDTVSGLNSQLFTIIMQALVIGLLISVLLSFLLSKTMVGPIEKLTAGAEKVAAGDFDSQLPVESTDEIGILTGTFNEMAGVLQSTLAAVENERNKLDTLFLHMTDGVVAFDHAGYLIHCNPAANDLLQRKVEPDCTYEELLGDMHPFEEVLALQRPNYVEEELKVGERTLDVYLAPFSDHEQGGVLIVLHDMTEQHRNEERRKEFVANVSHELRTPLTNVRSYAETLRDAAGDIPQETSNNFLDIIITETDRMTHIVQELLTLSRLDAGDAELILSRFPFGEAIESVVRANALNAKQRGHELTYIPQESLPLIVGDRSRLEQVMINVIGNAIKYTPDGGHIRVSAGSTEDSVWMEVWDDGIGIPTKDRDRIFERFYRVDKARSRESGGTGLGLSIAQEIVQRHHGSIALAPHEGPGTTVRITLPITQPQG; this comes from the coding sequence TTGTTCCGCAGCCTGCATATGAAGCTGACGCTGATTCTCCTGCTGCTGATTACGTCCTTGATGGCGGTGGTGGGCGCGTTTTTGACCACCAGCGTATCCAGCTTCTATATCGACACTTTTTACCAGCAGATGAACAGCGTCTTCGGTGTGGATCAGCGGGAGTTCATGTCGGATCTGCGCAGCGCCGCGGCTGCGGAAAACGGCGCAGAGCAGATTCGGGACATGCTGGACACCAATGCCGGTTCTCTGGGCATTGATTACCGCACCCGGAACTATTTTGTGCTGGACGGCTACACCGGAAGCTACATCACTGGCTCTGCCGACCAGGCAGCCCTGCCCAGGGAGCAAACTGTAAACCTCCTGACCGCCCGAAACGCTGTGTCAAACGGTGACGAGACCACCGCCGGCGCGAACAGTGATATTACTGCGGATTATATGGATGTGGCCGTCCCCATTCTGGGAGGCGACCACGCCTTCATCATCTATATTCTGGACAATAAGGACACCGTTTCCGGATTGAACAGCCAGCTCTTCACAATCATCATGCAGGCGCTGGTGATTGGTCTTCTGATCTCAGTTCTTCTAAGCTTCCTGCTCTCCAAGACTATGGTGGGACCCATTGAAAAACTGACCGCCGGTGCAGAGAAGGTGGCCGCTGGGGACTTTGATAGCCAGCTGCCTGTGGAGTCCACAGACGAGATCGGCATCCTGACCGGCACGTTCAATGAGATGGCCGGCGTCCTGCAGTCTACCTTGGCCGCCGTTGAAAACGAACGCAACAAGCTAGACACCCTTTTCCTCCACATGACCGACGGTGTCGTGGCCTTCGACCACGCCGGCTACCTCATTCACTGTAACCCCGCTGCCAACGACCTGCTGCAGCGGAAGGTAGAGCCGGACTGCACCTATGAGGAGCTGCTGGGAGACATGCATCCCTTTGAGGAAGTTCTGGCGCTGCAGCGCCCCAACTATGTGGAAGAGGAATTGAAAGTTGGCGAGCGAACGCTGGACGTGTATCTCGCCCCCTTTTCCGACCACGAGCAGGGCGGTGTTCTGATTGTGCTCCACGACATGACGGAACAGCACCGCAACGAGGAACGCCGCAAAGAGTTCGTGGCCAACGTCTCCCACGAGCTGCGCACCCCCCTCACCAATGTCCGCAGCTACGCAGAGACTCTGCGGGACGCTGCTGGCGACATTCCGCAGGAGACCTCTAACAACTTTTTGGATATTATCATTACAGAGACGGACCGGATGACCCATATCGTTCAAGAGCTATTGACCCTCAGCCGCCTGGACGCTGGTGATGCAGAGCTCATTCTCTCCCGATTCCCCTTCGGGGAGGCCATCGAGAGTGTGGTTCGGGCCAATGCCCTCAATGCCAAACAGCGAGGACACGAGCTGACCTACATTCCCCAGGAGAGCCTGCCGTTGATTGTGGGTGACCGGAGCCGTCTGGAGCAGGTGATGATAAACGTCATTGGCAACGCCATTAAATATACGCCTGATGGCGGTCATATCCGTGTGAGTGCCGGCTCCACAGAGGACAGCGTTTGGATGGAGGTCTGGGACGACGGCATTGGAATCCCCACCAAAGATCGGGATCGCATTTTTGAGCGGTTTTACCGGGTAGATAAGGCCCGTTCCCGGGAGTCCGGCGGCACCGGCCTTGGTCTTTCCATTGCCCAGGAGATCGTTCAACGTCACCACGGTTCCATCGCTCTAGCCCCCCACGAGGGCCCCGGCACCACGGTCCGCATCACACTGCCCATCACCCAGCCCCAGGGCTGA
- a CDS encoding response regulator — translation MEQPKTVLIVEDEKNIVDILRFNLQREGYQTAEAYDGEEGLEKARTADPDLILLDVMLPKMNGFDVCRQLREAGSSVPVIILTAREEEADKVFGLEIGADDYITKPFSMRELLARVSANIRRTAMAAAAAAAASSSAMPVAGDLSINTDSHQVFRAGQAIDLTQREYELLTFLASHPNKVYSRVDLMEQVWNYGYVGDDVRTVDVTVRRLREKIEVDPANPVFILTRRGAGYYFAV, via the coding sequence ATGGAGCAACCAAAGACCGTCCTGATTGTGGAGGACGAGAAAAACATTGTGGATATCCTGCGCTTCAATCTCCAGCGGGAGGGCTATCAGACCGCTGAGGCCTATGACGGCGAGGAGGGGCTGGAGAAGGCCCGCACCGCAGACCCGGACCTAATTTTGCTGGACGTCATGCTGCCGAAAATGAACGGCTTTGACGTGTGCCGCCAGCTGCGGGAGGCGGGCAGCAGCGTGCCCGTCATCATCCTTACCGCCCGGGAAGAGGAGGCTGACAAGGTTTTCGGCTTGGAGATCGGCGCCGATGACTATATTACCAAGCCCTTTTCCATGCGGGAACTGCTGGCCCGGGTCTCAGCCAATATTCGCCGGACCGCTATGGCGGCAGCAGCTGCGGCGGCTGCCTCTTCCAGCGCTATGCCCGTAGCCGGAGACCTCTCCATCAATACGGACAGTCACCAGGTATTCCGTGCCGGGCAGGCCATCGACCTGACCCAGCGGGAATATGAGCTGCTGACCTTTCTTGCAAGCCATCCCAATAAGGTCTACTCCCGGGTAGACCTGATGGAACAGGTGTGGAACTACGGCTATGTAGGCGACGACGTGCGCACTGTGGATGTGACAGTCCGGCGCCTGCGGGAAAAAATTGAGGTTGACCCGGCCAACCCGGTCTTCATTCTCACCCGCCGGGGCGCGGGCTATTACTTCGCCGTATAA
- a CDS encoding superoxide dismutase — protein MHYPFSLPPLPYPYDALVPELDERTLHFHHDKHFATYVENLNKLLESHPAYHSWSLEQLIQGWPEMPEEIRQGVRNNAGGVYNHDLYFKTLAPLPASSPSGALAQAVERDFGDLDKLRSAMKTAALGQFGSGWAWLVGYPDGTLSIQKTPNQDTPLPLCPLLTCDVWEHAYYLQYQNRRGDYFDAWWRLVDWPQLSQRYEMWMENRPHCPLG, from the coding sequence ATGCACTATCCCTTTTCTCTCCCACCGCTTCCCTATCCCTATGACGCCCTGGTGCCAGAGCTGGATGAGCGGACGCTGCACTTCCACCACGATAAGCACTTTGCCACATACGTGGAGAACCTCAATAAGCTGCTGGAAAGCCACCCTGCCTATCACAGCTGGTCTTTGGAACAGTTGATCCAGGGCTGGCCGGAGATGCCGGAGGAGATTCGTCAGGGTGTCCGTAACAACGCGGGCGGCGTGTATAACCACGACCTCTATTTCAAGACGCTGGCACCGCTGCCGGCCTCCTCTCCCTCTGGGGCGTTGGCTCAGGCTGTAGAACGGGATTTCGGTGATCTCGACAAGCTGCGCTCGGCCATGAAAACCGCAGCCCTGGGACAGTTTGGCTCTGGATGGGCCTGGCTGGTGGGCTACCCGGACGGGACACTCTCCATTCAAAAGACTCCCAACCAGGATACTCCCCTTCCACTCTGCCCCCTGCTGACCTGCGACGTTTGGGAGCACGCCTATTACCTGCAGTATCAGAACCGGCGGGGCGACTATTTTGATGCCTGGTGGCGTCTGGTGGACTGGCCCCAGTTGTCCCAGCGATATGAGATGTGGATGGAAAACCGTCCTCACTGTCCTCTGGGGTAA
- a CDS encoding UDP-N-acetylglucosamine 1-carboxyvinyltransferase, which yields MTKYIVQGGTPLFGEVEISGAKNAAVAIIPAALLVDGVCRIENIPQISDVTLCLKILENLGANIRSMNRHTVEIDCRHIHSTRTNYDLARRIRASYYLIGALLGRFGQAEVAMPGGCNFGGVRPIDQHVKGFTTLGAKVTVEGGFIRAATETGRLKGANVYLDVVSVGATMNIMMAAVMAEGITVIESAAKEPHIVDLANFLNSMGANIRGAGTDTIKIHGVERLTGGSYAIIPDQIEAGTYMAAVAATGGQVLVKNIIPKHMDCITAKLVEMGVEVEENEDTLLVRRSGKLQRTNVKTLPYPGFPTDMQPQITAVLTLAEGTSLVTESVWSSRYRYVDELKRMGAKIQVDDKTAVVEGVEYLTGAPIQASDLRAGAALVIAALAAKGRSEITQVHYIERGYEDIVSKLQALGADIQSVEEPDINLEANVG from the coding sequence TTGACAAAATATATTGTACAAGGCGGAACTCCCCTGTTTGGGGAAGTAGAGATCAGCGGTGCCAAAAACGCCGCTGTCGCCATTATTCCCGCCGCGCTTTTGGTAGACGGTGTCTGCCGAATCGAAAATATTCCTCAAATCTCTGATGTCACCCTTTGTCTCAAAATCCTGGAAAATCTGGGTGCCAATATTCGCAGCATGAACCGGCATACTGTGGAGATTGACTGCCGGCACATCCACTCCACCCGCACCAACTATGACCTGGCCCGCCGCATCCGAGCTTCCTATTATCTCATTGGCGCACTGTTGGGCCGCTTTGGTCAGGCAGAGGTCGCCATGCCCGGCGGGTGCAACTTCGGCGGCGTTCGTCCCATCGATCAGCATGTGAAAGGCTTTACCACCTTGGGAGCCAAGGTAACGGTAGAGGGCGGCTTTATCCGCGCCGCCACCGAGACCGGCCGCCTCAAGGGTGCCAACGTATATCTGGATGTCGTTTCCGTTGGTGCCACCATGAACATTATGATGGCCGCCGTGATGGCAGAGGGTATTACTGTCATTGAAAGCGCGGCCAAAGAACCCCACATCGTGGATTTAGCCAACTTCCTCAACTCTATGGGCGCCAACATCCGGGGCGCAGGTACCGATACCATTAAAATTCACGGTGTGGAGCGGCTTACTGGCGGCAGCTATGCGATCATCCCCGACCAGATTGAGGCGGGAACCTATATGGCGGCTGTAGCGGCCACCGGCGGCCAGGTGCTGGTGAAGAATATTATTCCCAAGCATATGGACTGTATTACTGCCAAGCTGGTGGAAATGGGCGTGGAGGTCGAGGAAAACGAGGACACGCTGCTGGTCCGCCGCTCCGGAAAGTTGCAGCGCACGAATGTCAAGACTTTGCCTTACCCCGGATTTCCCACAGATATGCAGCCGCAGATCACTGCGGTGCTCACCCTGGCGGAGGGCACTTCTCTTGTGACGGAGAGCGTATGGAGCAGCCGTTACCGCTATGTGGACGAGCTCAAGCGCATGGGCGCTAAAATCCAGGTGGACGATAAGACCGCCGTGGTGGAGGGTGTGGAATATCTCACTGGCGCTCCTATCCAGGCCAGTGACCTGCGCGCCGGTGCCGCTCTGGTGATTGCCGCCTTGGCCGCCAAGGGGCGCAGTGAGATCACCCAGGTTCACTACATCGAGCGGGGCTATGAGGACATTGTCTCCAAGCTGCAGGCACTGGGTGCGGACATCCAGTCCGTGGAAGAACCCGACATCAATCTGGAGGCCAATGTCGGCTGA
- a CDS encoding DUF2007 domain-containing protein: MEAKDFWSLADHTWMERWPKDAEGQMEQAERLALQSELDSMADITISMLESFGIPAFKVGTQGKVLLGFAGLGVEIYVPASRLEEAQMLLAAQGGDAE; the protein is encoded by the coding sequence ATGGAAGCAAAGGATTTTTGGTCGCTTGCCGATCATACATGGATGGAGCGCTGGCCCAAGGACGCGGAGGGCCAGATGGAGCAAGCAGAACGTCTGGCGCTGCAGTCCGAGCTAGACAGCATGGCGGATATCACCATCTCTATGCTGGAGAGCTTCGGTATCCCCGCGTTCAAGGTCGGCACCCAGGGCAAGGTTCTCTTGGGCTTTGCGGGCCTGGGCGTGGAAATTTATGTTCCTGCCTCCCGCCTGGAGGAGGCGCAAATGTTGCTGGCCGCCCAGGGCGGCGATGCGGAATAG
- a CDS encoding DUF3592 domain-containing protein codes for MKPPDTISSFCAFLFGLMGALFVLLSMLFVVTGVPVNGGPTWFLLPIGIIFLLTGLGFVLKFQQQKRRIKRLKAEGVLTTGEVQSIRHLVWINWNTSTFVKRPGQCSPWVVQCSYEYQGQTYIVRSGLFWAKPSFRHQQPAIYFDPHHPTRAYVDMVAIQREA; via the coding sequence ATGAAGCCTCCTGATACCATCAGTTCCTTCTGCGCGTTTTTATTTGGACTGATGGGGGCGCTGTTTGTACTGTTGAGCATGCTGTTTGTTGTAACCGGCGTGCCCGTAAATGGCGGCCCCACCTGGTTTTTGCTCCCGATCGGTATCATTTTTTTGCTGACAGGCCTGGGATTTGTTCTGAAATTTCAACAACAGAAGAGACGGATAAAACGCCTGAAGGCAGAAGGCGTGCTGACCACCGGAGAGGTGCAGTCTATTCGGCATCTCGTTTGGATCAACTGGAATACGAGTACGTTTGTAAAGCGACCCGGACAGTGCTCCCCCTGGGTGGTGCAGTGCTCTTACGAATATCAGGGACAAACCTATATTGTCAGGAGCGGCCTGTTCTGGGCAAAACCGTCTTTCAGGCATCAACAGCCGGCAATCTATTTTGACCCACATCATCCAACGCGCGCTTACGTGGACATGGTCGCCATCCAGCGGGAAGCATGA